One Cupriavidus pauculus genomic window, AACGACCGCCTGACGATGGACATGGCGCGCAAGGGCACGGTGCCTGTCACCTTCGGTACGGACCTGCCCGAGAACGTAGGCAGCTACGGCGTGCTGCGCGAAGGCGGCATGCCGTGGATCGTGCTGGCCGAACCGGACAGCGAGTCGGATGGCGAGCCGAAGCCGCGCCGCCGCAAGCAGGCGGCCGGGGCGGTCGAGGAAGCGGTGCCCGTGCGCCACAAGCGCCTGATGCCGGCGGACGCGCTCCATATCCGCGGCCTGCACAACGCGACCAACGCGATGGCCGCGCTGGCGCTCTGCCGCGCGATCGATCTGCCGATGTCCGCGCTGCTGCATGGCCTGCGCGAGTACCGCGGCGAGCCGCACCGTGTGGAGTGGGTCGCGACGATCGACGAAGTGGAGTACTTCGACGACAGCAAGGGCACCAATGTCGGCGCCACCGTGGCGGCGCTCAACGGGCTGGACAAGCGCGTGGTGCTGATCGTCGGCGGCGAAGGCAAGGGGCAGGATTTTTCGCCGCTGGCGGCGCCGGTCGCGCAATACGCGCGCGCGGTGGTGCTGATCGGCAAGGCCGCGGGCGAGCTGCGCGCGGCGCTGCAGGGCACGGGGGCGAACCTCGTGGAGGCCGAGTCGCTCGAGGCGGCGGTGCTGCAGTCGGCGGGGCTCGCCCATGCCGGTGACGTGGTGCTGCTGTCGCCGGCCTGCGCGAGTTTCGACATGTTCCGCAATTACGTGCATCGCGCCGAGGTGTTCCGCGGCGCGGTGGAAGAACTGGCACTGTCCCGGGGGATCCTGCCATGAACGACGCACAGGTCAAGCGCAGCGGCTTCATCGGCGCCACCATCGGTAACGCGTGGGGTGGCCTGCGCGATGCCGTCTCGGGGGTCAAGCCGACGCGTTCCCGCATGATGGAGTACGACCAGCCCCTGCTGTGGGTGTCGATCGTGCTGCTCGCGTTCGGCCTGGTAATGGTCTATTCGGCATCCATCGCGCTGCCGGATTCGCCGCGTTATGCCAATTACCGCGAGAGCCACTTCCTGATGCGGCATGCGTTCGCGCTGCTCATCGGGCTGTCCGCGGCGCTGGTTGCGTTCCAGATTCCGGTCAAGGTGTGGGACCGCTATGCGCCCAAGCTGTTCGTGATCGCGCTGGTGCTGCTGATCGTGGTGCTGGTGCCGTTCGTCGGCAAGGGCGTGAACGGCGCGCGGCGCTGGATTCCGCTCGGCGTGATGAACTTCCAGCCGTCCGAGCTCATGAAGCTGGCGGTGGTGCTGTACGCGGCGAACTACACGGTGCGCAAGCAGGAGTGGATGCAGACCGTGTCCAAGGGCTTCCTGCCGATGGGCGTGGCCGTGGTGGTGGTCGGCATGCTGCTGCTGCTGGAGCCTGACATGGGCGCGTTCCTCGTGATCGCCGCGGTGGCCATGGGCATCCTGTTTCTCGGCGGCATCAACGGCAAGCTGTTCGCGGGCCTCGTCGGCGTGGCCGTGGGTGCGTTCGCGCTGCTGATCACCGCGTCGCCCTGGCGGCGCGAGCGGATCTTCGCGTATCTGAATCCGTGGGAAGAGAGCAACGCGCTGGGCAAGGCGTATCAGCTCACGCACTCGCTGATCGCGTTCGGCCGCGGGGAATGGACGGGCGTGGGGCTGGGCGGCAGCATCGAGAAGCTGCACTACCTGCCCGAAGCGCATACCGACTTCATCCTCGCCGTGATTGGCGAGGAATTCGGCTTTATCGGCGTGCTCGTGATGATCGTGCTGTTCTACTGGCTCGTGCGCCGCGCGTTCGGCATTGGCCGCACGGCGCTCCAGCTGGACCGCACGTTCGCGGGACTCGTGGCCAAGGGCATCGGCGTGTGGATCGGCTGGCAGACCTTCATCAACATGGGCGTGAACCTCGGGCTGCTGCCCACCAAGGGGCTGACGCTGCCGCTGGTGAGCTACGGCGGTTCGGGGATTCTGATGAACTGCGTCGCCCTGGCGATCCTGCTGCGCATCGATTACGAGAATCGCGTGCTGATGCGTGGAGGAAAGGTATGACCGATCGCACGCTGCTCGTGATGGCCGGCGGCACCGGGGGACACGTATTCCCGGGGCTGGCGGTCGCGCGGGCGTTGCGCGACGACGGCTGGCGCGTGGTCTGGCTCGGCAATCGCACGGGCATGGAAGCCACGCTGGTGCCGAAGTACGACATCCCGATGGAGTTCATCCAGTTCGGCGGGCTGCGCGGCAAGGGCCTCGTGACCAAGCTGCTGCTGCCGCTGAACCTGCTGCGCGCATTCTGGCAGAGCATCGGCGCGCTGCGCCGCGTGCGGCCCGACGTGGTGCTCGGCATGGGAGGCTACATCACGTTCCCGGCCGGCATGATGGCGTCGCTGCTGGGCCGGCCGCTCGTGCTGCACGAGCAGAACTCGGTCGCCGGCCTTGCCAACAAGGTGCTGGCGAAGGTGGCCGACCGCGTGCTGTGCGCGTTTCCGGACGCGCTGCCGAACAGCGAATGGACGGGCAATCCGGTGCGCGACGAGGTGACGCATCTGGCGGCGCCGGAGCAGCGTTACGACGGTCGCACCGGTCCGCTGCGCGTGCTGGTCGTGGGCGGCAGCCTCGGCGCGGCCGCGCTGAACGACGTCGTGCCGAAGGCCATCGCGCTGCTGCCCGAGGCGGCGCGGCCCGTGGTGCGGCATCAGGCCGGCGCGAAGCAGATCGATCAGCTGCGCGCCAACTACGCCGCCGCCGGCGTGGCGGGCGAGTGCCTGCCGTTTATCGACGACATGGCCGCGGCGTATGCCGAGGCCGATCTGGTCATCTGCCGCGCGGGCGCGATGACGGTATCGGAAGTGGCGGCCGCCGGTGTGGCGGCCCTGTTCGTACCGTTTCCGCACGCGGTGGACGACCACCAGACCACCAACGGCGCCTTCCTGTCGAAACAGGGCGCGGCGCTGCTGGTGCCACAACATGAACTGACCGCGCAGGGGCTGGCACAGACGCTGGCCAACCTGTCGCGGCCGCAATTGAAAGACATGGCGCGCATGGCGCGCGGCCTGGCCAAACCGGAGGCAACCCGGCGCGTCGCCGAGATTTGCCGCCAGATGGCGGGCGCATGACAGAACGGAATCGATGAAGCATATCGTCAAGAACATCCACTTCGTAGGGATCGGCGGTGCCGGCATGAGCGGCATCGCGGAGGTCCTGTTGAACCTGGGCTACAAGGTCTCGGGTTCGGACGTGGGCAGCAATGCGGCCACGAAGCGGCTGGCATCGCTCGGCGCGCGCGTGGCCCACGGGCACGATGCCGCCAACGTGGTGGGCGCCAACGCGGTGGTCGTGTCGACCGCCGTCACGAACGACAATCCCGAGGTGCTGGCCGCGCGTGCGAGCCGCATCCCGGTGGTGCCGCGCGCGGTCATGCTGGCCGAGCTGATGCGGCTCAAGCAGGGCGTGGCCATTGCCGGCACGCACGGCAAGACCACGACCACGAGCCTCGTGGCCTCGGTGCTGGCCGAGGGCGGACTGGATCCGACCTTCGTGATCGGCGGCCGCCTCAACTCCGCGGGCGCGAACGCGCGCCTGGGCACGGGCGACTTCATCGTGGCCGAGGCCGACGAGTCGGACGCGTCGTTCCTGAACCTGTTCCCGGTGATGGAAGTCATCACGAACATCGACGCGGACCACATGGACACCTACGGGCACGACTTCGCGCGGCTCAAGCAGGCGTTCATCGAGTTCACGCAGCGGCTGCCGTTCTACGGCATCGCGGTGCTGTGCGTCGATGATCCGAACGTGCGCGAGATCCTGCCGTTCGTGTCGAAGCCCATCGTGCGCTACGGCTTTGCCGAGGACGCGCAGGTGCGCGCGGTGAATCCGCGCGCCGTCGATGGCCAGATGCACTTCACGGTGCTGCGCCAGATCAACGGCCATACCGAGCCGCCGCTCGACGTGGTGCTGAACCTGCCGGGCCTGCACAACATCCAGAACGCGCTGGCGGCGATCGCGATCGCCACCGAGCTCGAAGTCCCCGACGCGGCCATCGTCAAGGCGCTGCGCGAGTTCCACGGTGTGGGCCGCCGCTTCCAGCGCTACGGCGAGGTGGCGACGCCCGACGGCACCGGCACGTTCACGCTCGTGGACGACTACGGCCACCATCCCGTGGAAATGGCCGCGACGCTGGCCGCCGCGCGCGGCGCGTTCCCGGACCGCCGGCTCGTGCTGGCCTTCCAGCCGCACCGCTTTACGCGGACGCGCGACTGCTTCGAGGATTTCGTGAAGGTGCTGGGCACCGTCGATGCGCTGCTGCTGGCCGAGGTCTACGCGGCCGGCGAGCAGCCGATCGTCGCGGCCGACGGCCGGGCGCTCACGCGCGCGCTGCGTGTCTCCGGCAAGGTGGAGCCCGTTTTCGTGGAACAGATGGACGAGATGTCGCAGGCGATCCTCACCGCGGTACGCCCTGGCGACGTGGTCGTGACGATGGGCGCAGGCTCGATCGGCGGCATTCCGGGACAACTCGTGTCCCATCAGCAACCGGCAGGAGGCCAGGCATGAGCTTCGTCGCCCAACCCAATATCGATCCGAAATCCCTGGGCAAGGTCGGCGTGCTGTTCGGCGGCCGTTCGGCCGAGCGCGAGATTTCGCTGCTGTCCGGCAACGGCGTGCTGGCCGCGCTCCAGGCGCGTGGCGTGGATGCCCACGGCTTCGATCCGGCGCTCCGTCCGCTGACGGACCTCGTCGCCGAGAAGTTCGACCGCGTCTTTATCGCGCTGCATGGCCGCTACGGCGAGGACGGGACGATGCAGGGGCTGCTCGAGCAGTTCGGCATTCCCTATACCGGCAGCGGCGTACTCGCGTCCGCGCTGGCGATGGACAAGCAGGCGACCAAGCGCCTGTGGATCACGCACGACCTGCCGACGCCGCGCTTCGCGATGCTGCGCGCGGATACCGATTTCGCGGCCGTGGTGCGGGATCTGGGGCTGCCGCTGATCGTCAAGCCGGCGCGCGAAGGGTCGTCGATCGGCCTGACCAAGGTCACCGCCGCGGACCAGATGCGCGCCGCCTACGAGAAAGCGGCCTCGCTCGACCTCGACGTGATTGCCGAGTCGTTCATCGACGGCGACGAGCTGACCTGCCCCGTGGTAGGGGAGGGCGCCACCGCCGAAGCGCTGCCGGTCATCAAGATTGTCGCGCCCGAGTCGAACTACGACTATCAAAATAAATACTTTACTGACGTTACCCAATACTTGTGCCCGTCGGGCCTGCCGCCCGAGGTGGAAGCCGAAGTGCAGCAGCTCGTGGTCGATGCGTTCCGCGTGCTCGGCTGCCGCGGATGGGCGCGTGCCGACGTCATGCTCACGCGCGACAACAAGCCTTACCTGCTCGAAATGAATACCTCGCCCGGCATGACCGGCCATTCGCTCGTGCCGATGTCCGCGCGCGCGGCCGGCATCAGCTACGAGGATTTCGTGCTGCAGGTGGTGGCGCAGGCCACGCTGGAGCTGCACCCGAACGAACACTGGAAGCCAGAGTAACCCGAGTCCGACGAAAGATATGTGGCATAACGCACGCCTGCTCAACATCATCGCCTCCGCGCTCTATGCGCTGGTGGCGCTGATGGCGCTCGCGGCCGGCCTGTTGTGGCTGGCCCAGCGGCCGGTGTTCGCCATTACCCATGTCGATCTGTCGTCGATGGACGGCGCGACGCTGCGTCACGTCAACGGACCGAGCGTCCGCGCCAATGCGCTGGGCAAGCTGTCGGGCAACTTCTTCACGCTCGACCTCAATGCCGCGCGCCAGGTGTTCGAGTCGGTGCCCTGGGTGCGGCGCGCGAGCGTGCGCCGCGAATGGCCGAACGGTCTCGCGGTGGAAGTGGAAGAGCACGAGGCCCTCGGCACGTGGGGCGGTGCGGACAGCGGCCGCCTGATCAATACGTACGGCGAGGTGTTCGTCGCGAACACCGCCGAGGCGGAAGAGGATGCCCAGCTGCTGGCGCTCGACGGGCCGCCGGACAGCGAGGGCGACGTGGTCGAGAAGCTCGAGGTCATGCGCGAGTGGTTCAAGCCGTTGAAGGCGGAGCCGCTGGCGGTGGCGCTGTCGTCGCGCTATGCGTGGCGCGCGCGGCTGTCCAACGGCATGGTCGTCGAACTCGGCCGCGAGCAGACCGACGAGGATCGCGCCGCGATGGAAGCCCGGGTCAGGCGGTTCGTCACCGCATGGCCGCAGGTCACCGAGCAGTGGGGCCGGCAGATCGATTATGCGGATCTGCGCTATCCCAACGGCTTTGCGATCCGCGCGGCCAACGTGCGCTTCCTGACCGATGCGCAGGCGGCGGCAGCGGCCAAGGCGGCGGCCGCGGCGGCAGCGCGTGGCGCGGCAGGCAACAGTCCCAACAACAATCCGACGCGACTCAAGAGCAAGAACGCGGAGAAAACTCGATGAGCAAGGAATACAAGGACCTTCTGGTTGGTCTGGACATCGGCACCTCGAAGGTGGCGGCGGTGGTCGCGGAACTGCGCCCCGACGGCAGCTACGAGGTGATCGGGATGGGCCAATCCGAGTCCAAGGGGCTGAAGAAGGGGGTCGTGGTCAATATCGAGGCCACCGTGCAGTCGATCCAGCGCGCGCTCGAGGAAGCCGAGCTGATGGCCGACTGCAAGATCTCGGAAGTCTTCACGGGCATCGCGGGCAGCCATATCCGCAGCTTCAATTCGAGCGGGATGGTCGCGATCAAGGACAAGGAGGTCACGCAGACCGACGTGGCGCGCGTGATCGAGACCGCCAAGGCGGTCAATATCCCGACCGACCAGCAGATCCTGCACATCCTCACGCAGGAATTCATCATCGACGGTCAGGAAGACGTGCGCGAGCCCATCGGCATGAGCGGCATCCGCCTCGAGGTGAAGGTGCATATCGTGACGGGCGCGGTCAGCGCGGCGCAGAACATCGTCAAGTGCGTGCGCCGCTGCGGGCTGGAAGTGCACGACCTGATCCTGCAGCCGCTGGCCTCGAGCCTTGCGGTGCTGACCGAGGACGAAAAGGAACTCGGCGTGGTGCTGGTCGATATCGGCGGCGGCACGACCGACATCGCGATCTTCAGCGAAGGCGCCATCCGCCATACGGCGGTGATTCCGATCGCCGGCGACCAGATCACCAACGACATCGCGATGGCGCTGCGCACGCCGACGCCCGATGCCGAGGACATCAAGATCCAGTACGGCATCGCCAAGCAGGCGATTGCCGATCCGGAAGACATGATCGAAGTGCCCGGCGTGGGCGACCGCGGTACGCGCACGCTGTCGCGCCAGGCGCTGGCCGCGGTGATCGAGCCGCGCATCGAGGAACTGTATTCGCTCGTGCATCAGGTGGTGCGCGAGTCGGGCTACGAGGAACTGCTGTCGTCGGGCGTGGTCATCACGGGCGGTACCGCGATGATGCCGGGCATGGTGGAACTGGGCGAGGACATCTTCCTGAAACCCGTGCGCGTGGGGGTGCCCGAGTATCGCGGCAACCTGCACGAGGTGGTGAAGAGCCCGCGCTATTCCACGGTCATGGGTTTGTTGCTCGAAGGACGCGTGCAACGGATGCGCGGCCGCAAGGTGGCCGTGCAGAGCGGTTCGGTAAAGCAGGTATGGACACGCATGAAGGAATGGTTCGTCGGAAATTTCTGACCCGTTTCTTTCGCGTTGGGTTTTCGGTTTCTTAACGTTTTCTTTTTTTGTTTTTTTGTTCAGAAACCAAGGGTTGCGGCGGGGAGGCTGCAGCGTTTGGGGACTGATTCTTCTCGGAGGCAGTGATGGACTTTGACATGATCGAATCGGAGATGCAGGACGGCACCATCATCAAAGTGGTTGGCGTGGGTGGCGCGGGCGGTAACGCCGTGCAGCACATGATCAGCCGCGGCGTGCAGGGTGTGGAATTCATCTGCATGAACACCGACGCGCAGGCGCTGAAGCGTTCGACCGCTTCGCGCGTGCTGCAACTCGGCAACACGGGTCTCGGCGCCGGCGCCAAGCCGGAGGTCGGCCGCAATTGCGCCGAACAGGCGCGCGAGCAGATCGCCGATGCGCTGCGTGGGGCGCACATGGTCTTCATCACTGCCGGCATGGGCGGCGGTACCGGTACGGGCGCGGCCCCGATCGTGGCGCAGGTGGCCAAGGACATGGGCATCCTGACGGTGGGCGTGGTCAGCAAGCCGTTCGAGTTCGAAGGCGCGCGCCGCGCGAAGGTCGCCGAGCATGGCTCGAGCGAGCTGGAGTCGTCGGTGGACTCGCTGATCGTCGTGCTGAACGAGAAGCTGTTCGAAGTCATGGGCGACGACGCCGAGATGGACAAGTGCTTCCAGTGCGCGGATGACGTGCTGCACAACGCCGTGGCCGGCATCGCCGAGATCATCAATGTCGATGGTCTGGTGAACGTCGACTTCGAAGACGTGAAGACCGTCATGGGCGAGCAGGGCAAGGCCATGATGGGCACGGCAACCGTGTCCGGCGTGGACCGCGCGCGTCTGGCGGCCGAGCAGGCCGTGGCCAGCCCGCTGCTGGAAGGCGTCGATCTGTCGGGCGCGCGTGGCGTGCTCGTGAACATCACGGCCAGCCGCTCGCTCAAGCTGTCGGAAACCAAGGAAGTCATGAACACCATCCGCAGCTACGCCGCGGAAGATGCGACCGTGATCTTCGGTACGGTGTACGACGATTCGATGAGCGACGCGCTGCGCGTGACCGTGGTGGCCACGGGCCTGGGCCGCTCGGCCAAGAAGCAGCAGCCGATGACGCTGCTGAAGACCGGTACCGACAACAACCCGGTGCAGATGATGGCCGGCATGGTTGCCGCGCCGAGCCACGCGTCGCCGGACTACAGCGGCCTGGACACGCCGGCGGTATGGCGTTCGTCGCGGGAATCGGCATCGGCCCACGTGGCCGCGCTGCAGGAGAAGGGCGTCGACACGTACGACATTCCCGCGTTCCTGCGCAAGCAGGCGGATTGAGTCGGGTCCGGCGGTGCCGCGCAGCGGCCGTGCCAGACAGAACGCGCCAGGCCCCAATGCGCGTGACATGAGCGCTCCCCATCCGCTCATGCCACGCGGGACCTGACTCGTCCTGACTTCGGCCGGCCGTCAAGCGACGCCGCAGGAAAAGCCTCCGTCCACATCCCGTTGCCGGGACGGGCGTGCCAAGTGGCCGCCTCCCCGGACTGTGCCCGCCCTGCCCGGCGGCGGGATGTTGTGCTGTCGTCGTTCGTTCGCCGAATCGCTCGCCGATCTTGTCCGCCCGGCATTCCGGTACGCTCCCCAGCGCGCCGGGATGCCGGGCGGACGGCATTCCTGAAAACGTGTTTCAATTGCCACCCGCATGAGCGCCGCTTGGCCGGGGCCGCATCGGCCCCTATGATGCAGGCAGGCTTCCACCCGAAAGGACACTCCGCATGATCGCCGTTGGTAACCGCGTGCCCGACGCCACGCTTTATGAATTCTTCGAGGTCGAGACGGGCGGCTGCGCGCTCGGTCCCAATGCGTTTCCGGTGTCCGAACTGGTGAAGGGCCGCAAGGTGGTGGTGTTCGGCCTGCCCGGCGCGTTCACGCCGACCTGCTCGGCCAAGCATGTGCCCGGCTACGTCGCGCTGGCCGACGAGCTGCGCGCCGCCGGCGTCGACGAAATCTGGTGCCACTCGGTCAACGATGCGTTCGTGATGGGCGCGTGGGGCCGCGAGCAGCAGGCTGGCGGCAAGGTCCGCATGATGGCCGACGGCGCCGCCGAATGGGCTCGCGCGCTCGGTCTCGACCAGGATCTCGGCGGTCGCGGCCTGGGCGTGCGCGCCAAGCGCTACGCGATGATCGTCGATGATGGCGTGGTCACGCATCTGGCCGTGGAAGGTCCGGGCGAATTCAAGGTCAGCAGTGCCGAAGCCATCCTCGAGGCGTTGCGCGGCTGACACGGCCACCTGCAATATTGTGATCTATTCGCAATATATGACGGTATTGCTAACACCCCGAAACAAAGTGGTGCAGCGCAGTACACAGTGCGGTGGTAGTATTGCGTTATTGAAAAGTAGGGCTAATAGCTTTAAGCAATAGAAAGCTTAATGCAGGATTAGCCAGCCATCGTTGAGGCGGTCATGCTCAAACAGCGCACCATCAAATCTCTCGTAAAGACCGTCGGTATCGGGTTGCATTCCGGCCGCAAGGTGACCTTGTCCCTGCGTCCCGCACCCGTCGATGCCGGTATCGTCTTCACCCGCGTCGATCTGCCCGAGCCGGTCGAGATTCCCGTCGCCGCGTCGGCCATCGGCGATACACGTCTCGCGTCCGTGCTGCAGAAGAACGGCGCGCGCGTCTCGACGGTCGAGCACCTGATGTCCGCCTGCGCGGGCCTCGGCATCGACAATCTCTATGTCGATGTGGACGCCGAGGAAATTCCGATCATGGACGGCAGCGCGGCCTCGTTCGTGTTCCTGCTCCAGTCGGCAGGCATCGAGGAGCAGTCGGCCGCCAAGCGTTTTATCCGCGTCAAGAAGGCCGTGGAAGTGCGTGAAGGCGACAAGCTTGCGCGCCTGGAACCGTTCTTCGGCTTCAAGCTCGCGTTCACGATCGACTTCCGCCACCCCGCAGTGGACAAGACGGGCCAGACGTTCTCGATCGACTTCGCCGACACCAGCTACGTCCGCGAGATCGCGCGTGCCCGCACGTTCGGCTTTGCCCACGAAGTGGAAGCGCTGCGCGAGATGGGCCTGGCGCGTGGGGGCAGCCTCGACAATGCGATCGTGCTGGACGAGCACCGCATGCTGAACAACGAGGAATTGCGCTACGGCGATGAATTCGTGCGCCACAAGATCCTCGATGCGATTGGCGATCTCTATGTCATCGGCCATCCGCTGATCGGCGCCTACGTCGCGCACAAGTCGGGCCACGGTCTCAACAACCAGCTGCTGCGTGCGTTGCTGGCGGACCAGGAAGCGTACGAAATCGTGACGTTCGACAAGGTGGAGGACGCGCCGGTCGCGTTCCTGCCGCAGGTGCAGCCCGCCTTCGCCTGAAGACCGGGTGCATGCCATCAAGGGCTCTCGTCACGAGAGCCCTTTTTTTTCGTCCGGCGCTGTGTCGCTTTGTATCGGCGATGCGATTCGCGGGAATGCGGGCAATTGCGAGCGAAGCGCGCGGTGGCGGCTGTCACCCTGATGCGGCCGCGCCAACCCGGCGCCCACACAGGACCCGCATGTACGCCCGTATCCACGACACCACGCTCTTCTATGACATCGACGGCGCCGAGTACGACCCAGGCAACGGCGAACTTCTTCGCAAGCCGGTGCTCGTCGTGCTGCACGGCGGGCTCGGTTTCGACCATGCCTACCTGAAGCCCGGCCTCGGGCCGCTGCGCGACCACGCGCAACTGCTCTATGTCGATCTGCGTGGGCAGGGGCGCTCCGGCCGTCCGCCGCTCGAGACCTGCACGCTCGAGCAGATGGCCGACGACGTGGCGGCGCTATGCGCGTCGCTGGGCCTCCCCTACGTCCACGTGTTCGGGCATTCGGCCGGCGGATTCGTCGCGATGCATCTCGCGCTGCGCCACCCGGCGCTCGTCGCGGGCATGATCCTGTGCGGCAGTTCGCCGACCGTACAGCCGATTACCGAGGAGGAAGGCGCCGAGCCCGCGCCGTCGCTGGCGTCGCGCGCGGGCCCCGGGACGCTCGCGGTGGCCGGCCGCGTGTTCGGTGGCGACATCAGCGACGAGAGCGTGGCCGACTTCTTTCGCGAGGTCGGGCCGTTCTACGCGGCGCCCGACCATATGCATGTGCCGCCGCGGCTGACGGCGCTGAGCGCAATGGACGTCCCGATGATGCGGCACTTCATGACGGCGCTCGCGCCGGGATACGACCTGCGGCCGCGCCTGGGCGGGATCGCGGCGCGCGTGCTGGTGATCGTCGGACGGGAAGACTGGGTATGCCCGCCGCGTGCCGGCCGGGCGCTCGCGCGCGGGATTCCGGGCGCGCGGCTGGTCGTGCTCGAAGACGCGGGGCACTTCACGTTCTCGGAGGCGCCTGCGGCGTTCCTCGACGCGGTGGCCAGCTTTCTGCCGCCGGCCGCGGCCGCATAGCGGCCGAAGGGGGAAGGGGAAGGGGAAGGGAGAAGGCGCTAGCGCCGGCCGTGCCGCGCCAGCAGCGCATCGACGGCCGCCTTCAGCGGCGAGTCCGGCAGGCTGCGCGACAGCTGGTCCATGCTGGAGAGGCCCAGCGGCGTCATGTCGCGCTGGCGCTGCCGCACGACAGGGCCCGTGTCCCAGTCTCCGCGCCCGGCCTCAGGTTGTACCCGTACCCGGATTGCGGTAACCTGCGAGCCCCGCTGCTGCAGCCGGGCAAGTA contains:
- a CDS encoding peroxiredoxin, translating into MIAVGNRVPDATLYEFFEVETGGCALGPNAFPVSELVKGRKVVVFGLPGAFTPTCSAKHVPGYVALADELRAAGVDEIWCHSVNDAFVMGAWGREQQAGGKVRMMADGAAEWARALGLDQDLGGRGLGVRAKRYAMIVDDGVVTHLAVEGPGEFKVSSAEAILEALRG
- the lpxC gene encoding UDP-3-O-acyl-N-acetylglucosamine deacetylase, whose product is MLKQRTIKSLVKTVGIGLHSGRKVTLSLRPAPVDAGIVFTRVDLPEPVEIPVAASAIGDTRLASVLQKNGARVSTVEHLMSACAGLGIDNLYVDVDAEEIPIMDGSAASFVFLLQSAGIEEQSAAKRFIRVKKAVEVREGDKLARLEPFFGFKLAFTIDFRHPAVDKTGQTFSIDFADTSYVREIARARTFGFAHEVEALREMGLARGGSLDNAIVLDEHRMLNNEELRYGDEFVRHKILDAIGDLYVIGHPLIGAYVAHKSGHGLNNQLLRALLADQEAYEIVTFDKVEDAPVAFLPQVQPAFA
- a CDS encoding alpha/beta fold hydrolase, which codes for MYARIHDTTLFYDIDGAEYDPGNGELLRKPVLVVLHGGLGFDHAYLKPGLGPLRDHAQLLYVDLRGQGRSGRPPLETCTLEQMADDVAALCASLGLPYVHVFGHSAGGFVAMHLALRHPALVAGMILCGSSPTVQPITEEEGAEPAPSLASRAGPGTLAVAGRVFGGDISDESVADFFREVGPFYAAPDHMHVPPRLTALSAMDVPMMRHFMTALAPGYDLRPRLGGIAARVLVIVGREDWVCPPRAGRALARGIPGARLVVLEDAGHFTFSEAPAAFLDAVASFLPPAAAA